From a region of the Candidatus Brocadia sp. genome:
- a CDS encoding 50S ribosomal protein L34, producing MKVNIRKSSIKHKKMCGFRKRMRTKGGRAILKRRRRIGRRPLLDV from the coding sequence ATGAAGGTCAATATCAGAAAAAGTTCTATAAAACACAAAAAAATGTGCGGCTTCCGAAAAAGAATGCGTACCAAGGGTGGCAGGGCAATTTTAAAGAGAAGAAGAAGAATCGGCAGAAGGCCTCTTCTCGATGTATAG
- a CDS encoding integration host factor subunit beta, producing MQTTTKRDLCEKIARRTDNTHMVVKKTIQMFLDEIISELAQGNRIELRDFGVFEIRQRAARKARNPRTGEVAFVPAKNVVVFKVGKLMREKVGGPTQAQQPTQGT from the coding sequence ATGCAAACAACGACAAAAAGAGACCTATGCGAGAAGATTGCCCGAAGAACGGATAACACCCATATGGTCGTAAAGAAAACGATCCAGATGTTTTTGGACGAGATTATCAGTGAGCTTGCACAAGGCAATCGTATCGAACTCCGTGATTTCGGGGTTTTCGAAATACGGCAACGCGCCGCGCGGAAGGCAAGGAACCCGAGAACCGGTGAGGTAGCTTTTGTGCCAGCCAAAAATGTGGTGGTATTTAAAGTTGGAAAATTGATGCGGGAAAAGGTTGGTGGCCCAACCCAGGCACAACAACCTACCCAAGGAACTTAA
- a CDS encoding SoxR reducing system RseC family protein: MVSDLFKQKERFEKGIVRRLNGSYATVEILRKNSPECTNCSSCAGADDKPQLFEVKAFPGLKAGERVTLQTIGHSPYTGMILIFILPLVSLVMGSFLGRKWHFLYPNSSDVRMISCGFIFFLLSLVAVSIYEKTMRHQKRIGRKIISRDTRDSINLIPG, encoded by the coding sequence ATGGTATCTGACCTATTTAAACAAAAAGAGCGTTTTGAAAAGGGTATCGTCAGACGTCTGAATGGCAGCTACGCAACGGTGGAAATCCTAAGGAAGAATTCACCGGAATGCACAAACTGCAGCAGTTGTGCAGGGGCTGATGACAAACCCCAGCTTTTCGAGGTTAAGGCATTTCCCGGTTTGAAGGCGGGTGAGCGCGTAACGCTTCAAACAATCGGGCATTCTCCTTATACGGGCATGATTCTCATTTTCATCCTTCCGCTTGTTAGCCTTGTAATGGGCAGTTTCCTAGGGAGAAAATGGCATTTTCTCTATCCTAATTCGTCCGATGTCAGAATGATCAGTTGCGGTTTCATCTTTTTTCTGTTGTCCCTTGTGGCGGTAAGTATCTACGAAAAAACGATGCGACATCAGAAACGAATAGGGCGGAAAATCATCTCCAGAGACACGCGGGATAGCATCAATCTAATTCCAGGCTAG